The following proteins are encoded in a genomic region of Candidatus Eisenbacteria bacterium:
- a CDS encoding TonB-dependent receptor produces the protein RFGSYGVPRVALGVLFPGTGIKLRGGYGRAFVAPTLTDLFYPGFGSPTLKPERSRTWEAGVDGSWLEGRVTAKATWYATRFRDLIQSNSFFVADNVGSARIEGEEYAARISPSDRLWIQARAARLLGKNLVTGARLAKRPAWRAGVSLEGEPARGLIAIADWWWSASMLDPFVFVDADGRVQDGDTPERAALDLGLNASLRRWVPAEVRFRLENALDRKYADVKGFPARGREFRMGLTVNP, from the coding sequence CGCTTCGGATCGTACGGGGTTCCGCGCGTCGCGCTCGGCGTCCTTTTCCCCGGGACGGGAATCAAGCTCCGCGGGGGGTACGGCCGCGCGTTCGTGGCGCCGACGCTCACCGATCTTTTCTACCCGGGGTTCGGCTCGCCGACGCTCAAGCCCGAGCGCTCCCGCACGTGGGAAGCGGGGGTCGACGGATCGTGGCTCGAAGGGCGCGTGACCGCGAAAGCGACATGGTATGCGACGCGTTTTCGCGATCTGATCCAGTCGAACTCGTTCTTCGTCGCGGACAATGTCGGGAGCGCTCGAATCGAGGGGGAAGAATATGCCGCCCGCATCTCGCCGTCGGACAGGCTCTGGATCCAGGCCCGCGCCGCCCGCCTCCTCGGCAAGAACCTCGTGACGGGGGCGCGTCTGGCGAAGCGACCGGCGTGGCGCGCGGGCGTCTCGCTCGAGGGCGAGCCCGCGCGGGGCCTGATCGCGATCGCCGATTGGTGGTGGAGCGCCTCGATGCTCGATCCCTTCGTGTTCGTTGACGCCGATGGGCGCGTCCAAGACGGCGACACCCCGGAGCGTGCGGCGCTCGATCTCGGGCTGAATGCGTCGCTAAGGCGGTGGGTCCCGGCGGAGGTCCGTTTCCGGCTCGAGAACGCGCTGGACCGGAAGTACGCCGACGTGAAGGGGTTCCCGGCCCGAGGCCGGGAGTTCCGGATGGGGCTCA